A genomic window from Lotus japonicus ecotype B-129 chromosome 1, LjGifu_v1.2 includes:
- the LOC130727480 gene encoding uncharacterized protein LOC130727480 has translation MQPQQSSRIDLGELKAHIVKKLGVDKSKRYFYYLNRFLSQKLAKNEFDKLCFRVLGRENLPLHNHFIKSILKNASQAKTPPPIQPSGPLKSVDRATDISPGREDGHEQSVASFQNQNQNATIWSNGVLPVSPRKVRSGIRDRKLRDRPSPLGPNGKVDSVSHQSMGTEDSGSKVDMENGILTPCDYLRPTQHLLAVAELPEDERADAVQRPAEKPRIHGKGPAEMSIVEDGEEVDQFNRLNFSRSPLIAPLGIPYCSASVGGARKALPVSSIGDFDSCCDSGWLSDTDTLRRRMEQITAVQGLGGVSMECANVLNNMLDVYLKRLIRSCVELVGARSTNDLRKPPAPKQQIHGKVINGVRPSNHLHMQNTGGLAEPVPEHRPPCSISLHDFKVAMELNPQQLGEDWPLMLEKISMQSFEK, from the coding sequence ATGCAACCCCAGCAGAGCTCAAGAATTGATTTGGGTGAATTAAAGGCACACATTGTAAAGAAGCTTGGAGTGGATAAGTCAAAGCGGTACTTTTATTACTTGAACAGGTTTCTGAGTCAGAAGCTGGCCAAGAATGAGTTTGATAAGTTGTGTTTTCGAGTACTTGGGAGGGAGAATCTTCCGTTGCACAACCATTTTATAAAGTCAATTTTGAAGAATGCCTCCCAAGCAAAGACCCCGCCACCAATCCAACCATCCGGTCCCCTGAAGTCTGTTGATCGTGCTACAGACATATCTCCTGGTAGAGAAGATGGGCATGAACAGAGTGTTGCCAGCTtccagaatcaaaatcaaaatgcgACCATATGGTCGAATGGGGTTTTGCCTGTATCCCCACGAAAGGTTAGGTCTGGAATACGTGATCGGAAGTTGAGGGATAGACCAAGCCCTCTTGGACCAAATGGGAAGGTTGATTCTGTTTCTCACCAGTCCATGGGCACAGAAGACAGTGGTAGTAAAGTTGATATGGAGAATGGAATTCTTACTCCATGTGATTATCTGAGACCGACACAGCATCTTCTAGCTGTTGCTGAGCTACCTGAGGATGAAAGGGCGGATGCAGTTCAGCGACCTGCAGAAAAACCAAGAATACACGGCAAAGGGCCAGCAGAAATGTCAATTGTTGAAGATGGGGAAGAAGTGGATCAGTTTAACCGCCTGAATTTCTCTAGAAGTCCCTTGATAGCACCACTTGGGATTCCTTATTGTTCAGCAAGTGTAGGTGGGGCTCGCAAAGCATTGCCAGTGTCTAGCATTGGTGATTTTGATAGTTGCTGTGACAGTGGTTGGTTGTCTGATACAGATACGCTGCGAAGGCGAATGGAGCAGATTACTGCAGTACAGGGTCTTGGAGGTGTTTCCATGGAATGTGCCAATGTGTTGAATAACATGTTGGATGTATACTTGAAACGGTTGATCAGGTCTTGTGTTGAATTAGTGGGAGCTAGGTCCACGAATGATCTGAGGAAGCCCCCTGCCCCCAAACAGCAGATTCATGGTAAGGTCATAAATGGTGTGAGGCCAAGTAATCATCTACACATGCAGAATACTGGTGGGCTGGCAGAGCCTGTGCCTGAACATAGACCACCATGCTCAATTTCTTTGCATGATTTTAAAGTTGCCATGGAGCTAAATCCACAGCAACTTGGAGAAGATTGGCCACTGATGTTGGAGAAAATATCCATGCAATCGTTTGAGAAATAA
- the LOC130727482 gene encoding uncharacterized protein LOC130727482 isoform X1, with product MDEYSGKRAISGMVVPKKGMGHMFRDSANTRDQNGQVCSRVGCSSGVNSPKGTRIGSFEKGKSLRPSMRSSNGKEAIGSSSRTSSGTSNTGKPVKKAQKTLSSQLETDSSETSSVQDEPEVSKPVPPPEKVQRGLHGEVENSESGNVTRTEGGSSSLVSNTRSRRKPALRGQEIQSTGPGTRAGTSRYGLRNLRCNSISDVIPAGCSPSDSTLNRRKDMIKKRNCEGESSSAAKGKKISGSLVEGRHSGSRNGIYISDSRISRDAPHRDRPDSNSPSVRTRRSIGGHARGRLASQNAIPVEPNQSLLMIPSFPHSGHLNAPNGSHHTTLETLSSSSSNSRTGTSSEELYGLMPVSPREYGITHSLINRDSFRRRYNMDGIAEVLLALERIEQDVELTHEQILLLESNLFLSGLNFYDQHRDMRLDIDNMSYEELLALEERMGTVSTAVTEEALSECLKKNPYQPSASDNVTCNENKDDIKCSICQEEYVAADEVGSLKCEHKYHVVCIQQWLRLKNWCPICKAPVASSSPSSSSQ from the exons ATGGATGAATATTCTGGTAAAAGAGCCATTAGTGGAATGGTAGTCCCTAAAAAGGGGATGGGCCACATGTTTAGAGATAGTGCTAATACTAGAGATCAAAATGGTCAAGTATGCAGCCGCGTTGGTTGCAGCAGCGGAGTCAACTCTCCTAAAGGTACTCGAATTGGTTCTTTTGAAAAGGGAAAATCTTTGAGGCCTTCAATGCGATCTTCCAATGGAAAGGAAGCAATTGGAAGCTCTTCTCGAACTTCTTCTGGGACAAGTAACACAGGAAAACCTGTTAAGAAGGCTCAGAAAACACTATCATCTCAGTTAGAGACAGATTCATCTGAAACCAGTAGCGTAcaagatgaaccagaagtttCAAAGCCTGTCCCTCCACCTGAAAAGGTTCAGAGAGGGCTTCATGGTGAAGTAGAAAACTCAGAGTCTGGTAATGTCACGCGGACCGAAGGAGGGAGCTCTAGTTTAGTATCTAATACAAGATCGCGGAGGAAGCCTGCCCTACGAGGTCAAGAAATTCAAAGCACTGGTCCAGGGACACGTGCTGGCACTAGTAGGTACGGGTTAAGGAACCTCAGATGCAACTCTATTTCTGATGTCATCCCTGCTGGTTGTTCACCATCAGATTCCACCCTTAACAGACGGAAAGATATGATAAAAAAGAGAAATTGTGAAGGGGAAAGTAGTTCCGCTGCCAAAGGGAAGAAGATAAGTGGTTCCTTAGTAGAAGGACGGCATTCTGGTTCCAGAAACggtatatatatctctgattcAAGAATATCTAGAGATGCTCCTCACAGGGATAGGCCAGACAGCAACTCGCCATCTGTTAGAACACGTAGATCAATCGGTGGTCATGCCAGGGGAAGGCTTGCTAGCCAAAATGCTATTCCAGTGGAACCCAATCAGTCCCTTCTCATGATACCTTCTTTTCCACATTCTGGTCATCTTAATGCTCCTAATGGATCACATCATACTACTCTGGAGACTCTATCAAGTTCAAGCTCTAACAGTAGAACCGGTACTAGCAGTGAGGAGTTATATGGTCTTATGCCTGTGTCTCCTAGAGAATATGGCATCACTCATTCTCTAATAAATCGGGATAGTTTTCGACGACGTTATAACATGGATGGTATTGCAGAG GTATTGTTGGCACTTGAGAGGATTGAACAAGATGTTGAGCTAACACATGAG CAAATTCTTTTATTGGAGTCCAACTTGTTCCTTTCTGGACTAAACTTCTATGATCAGCACAGAGACATGCGATTGGACATTGATAACATGTCATATGAG GAACTGCTGGCTCTGGAAGAAAGAATGGGCACTGTGAGCACAGCTGTAACAGAGGAAGCTCTATCAGAATGCCTTAAGAAAAATCCGTATCAACCCTCAGCCTCAGACAATGTGACTTGCAATGAGAATAAGGATGATATCAAATGCAGCATCTGCCAG GAGGAATATGTGGCTGCAGATGAAGTGGGGAGTCTGAAATGTGAGCACAAGTATCATGTGGTTTGCATACAGCAGTGGCTACGGCTGAAGAACTGGTGCCCTATTTGCAAAGCACCAGTGGCGTCCTCTAGTCCTTCATCATCTTCCCAGTAA
- the LOC130727482 gene encoding uncharacterized protein LOC130727482 isoform X2 produces the protein MDEYSGKRAISGMVVPKKGMGHMFRDSANTRDQNGQVCSRVGCSSGVNSPKGTRIGSFEKGKSLRPSMRSSNGKEAIGSSSRTSSGTSNTGKPVKKAQKTLSSQLETDSSETSSVQDEPEVSKPVPPPEKVQRGLHGEVENSESGNVTRTEGGSSSLVSNTRSRRKPALRGQEIQSTGPGTRAGTSRYGLRNLRCNSISDVIPAGCSPSDSTLNRRKDMIKKRNCEGESSSAAKGKKISGSLVEGRHSGSRNGIYISDSRISRDAPHRDRPDSNSPSVRTRRSIGGHARGRLASQNAIPVEPNQSLLMIPSFPHSGHLNAPNGSHHTTLETLSSSSSNSRTGTSSEELYGLMPVSPREYGITHSLINRDSFRRRYNMDGIAEVLLALERIEQDVELTHEQILLLESNLFLSGLNFYDQHRDMRLDIDNMSYEVC, from the exons ATGGATGAATATTCTGGTAAAAGAGCCATTAGTGGAATGGTAGTCCCTAAAAAGGGGATGGGCCACATGTTTAGAGATAGTGCTAATACTAGAGATCAAAATGGTCAAGTATGCAGCCGCGTTGGTTGCAGCAGCGGAGTCAACTCTCCTAAAGGTACTCGAATTGGTTCTTTTGAAAAGGGAAAATCTTTGAGGCCTTCAATGCGATCTTCCAATGGAAAGGAAGCAATTGGAAGCTCTTCTCGAACTTCTTCTGGGACAAGTAACACAGGAAAACCTGTTAAGAAGGCTCAGAAAACACTATCATCTCAGTTAGAGACAGATTCATCTGAAACCAGTAGCGTAcaagatgaaccagaagtttCAAAGCCTGTCCCTCCACCTGAAAAGGTTCAGAGAGGGCTTCATGGTGAAGTAGAAAACTCAGAGTCTGGTAATGTCACGCGGACCGAAGGAGGGAGCTCTAGTTTAGTATCTAATACAAGATCGCGGAGGAAGCCTGCCCTACGAGGTCAAGAAATTCAAAGCACTGGTCCAGGGACACGTGCTGGCACTAGTAGGTACGGGTTAAGGAACCTCAGATGCAACTCTATTTCTGATGTCATCCCTGCTGGTTGTTCACCATCAGATTCCACCCTTAACAGACGGAAAGATATGATAAAAAAGAGAAATTGTGAAGGGGAAAGTAGTTCCGCTGCCAAAGGGAAGAAGATAAGTGGTTCCTTAGTAGAAGGACGGCATTCTGGTTCCAGAAACggtatatatatctctgattcAAGAATATCTAGAGATGCTCCTCACAGGGATAGGCCAGACAGCAACTCGCCATCTGTTAGAACACGTAGATCAATCGGTGGTCATGCCAGGGGAAGGCTTGCTAGCCAAAATGCTATTCCAGTGGAACCCAATCAGTCCCTTCTCATGATACCTTCTTTTCCACATTCTGGTCATCTTAATGCTCCTAATGGATCACATCATACTACTCTGGAGACTCTATCAAGTTCAAGCTCTAACAGTAGAACCGGTACTAGCAGTGAGGAGTTATATGGTCTTATGCCTGTGTCTCCTAGAGAATATGGCATCACTCATTCTCTAATAAATCGGGATAGTTTTCGACGACGTTATAACATGGATGGTATTGCAGAG GTATTGTTGGCACTTGAGAGGATTGAACAAGATGTTGAGCTAACACATGAG CAAATTCTTTTATTGGAGTCCAACTTGTTCCTTTCTGGACTAAACTTCTATGATCAGCACAGAGACATGCGATTGGACATTGATAACATGTCATATGAGGTTTGTTAA